In Streptomyces sp. NBC_00569, a single genomic region encodes these proteins:
- a CDS encoding Imm7 family immunity protein yields the protein MYEFHGWFGISEDPYEDDARSLRSGVEELRARIGTVQWSSSCKVVLDVFNGLPVVTAAGQTNHKGYEAEQLDELVAYIARRFPGSWGLLHDRSDEGDLPNADNAFRVRVMRRGGVEERLDPFLSPCNPVIED from the coding sequence ATGTACGAGTTCCATGGTTGGTTCGGTATCTCCGAGGACCCGTACGAGGACGACGCGCGGTCTCTGAGGTCGGGCGTCGAGGAGCTGCGCGCACGGATCGGCACGGTCCAGTGGTCCTCCAGCTGCAAGGTCGTGCTCGACGTCTTCAACGGTCTGCCCGTCGTCACCGCCGCCGGACAGACCAACCACAAGGGCTACGAAGCCGAGCAGCTGGACGAACTGGTGGCGTACATCGCGCGCCGCTTCCCCGGCTCGTGGGGGCTGCTCCACGACCGCTCCGACGAAGGCGACCTCCCGAACGCCGACAACGCGTTCCGGGTGCGCGTCATGCGCAGGGGGGGAGTCGAGGAGCGCCTCGATCCCTTCCTCTCGCCGTGCAATCCGGTGATCGAGGACTGA
- a CDS encoding sodium:solute symporter family transporter: MNTTMTITLIGMVSIAVVGVSGRRPRSGELGEWTVGKRKFSTFTTWFLQAGEAFTTFSFLGLAGIAFGGGVAAAFALCYLAINFILQYFTAPRMRELGRKGGYLTQADFFADRYRSPLLGKVVAVVGAVFLLPYLQLQITGLGMIVQLATGSRTGGNLSMVLATVLTVAFVLWSGIRGIARVAYLKDALMITGLVVLLIGVAVSVQGGIGGLFETVRDSHPQLLTLHQEGYDATFFVTAVIISGIGGGLGTMAHLWPPVLAAVSGRALRKNAVWLPLYQIALGIPIIVGFAGILMVKPGSPANSVALTLAGQTLPGWLVGVVAVAAASAAMVPSAAIVVGISSLLSRNLLSARNERTQLRTNHLCVVAAAALALVLGLTRPGLLSDLLLLTYGGLTQLAPAIVMGLARKVRLEAVPALLGILTGVGVLIWLTFGSVDVGTVDTGLIALVPNLVVTTVAQLVVRSRSLAAVPAEAN; encoded by the coding sequence ATGAACACCACCATGACCATCACTCTCATCGGCATGGTCTCCATCGCCGTCGTCGGGGTGAGCGGGCGCAGACCGCGCAGCGGGGAACTCGGCGAATGGACGGTGGGGAAACGGAAGTTCTCCACCTTCACCACCTGGTTCCTCCAGGCGGGCGAGGCCTTCACGACCTTCAGCTTCCTCGGTCTGGCCGGTATCGCCTTCGGCGGAGGCGTCGCCGCCGCGTTCGCCCTGTGCTACCTCGCGATCAACTTCATCCTCCAGTACTTCACCGCGCCCCGGATGCGTGAACTCGGCCGCAAGGGCGGTTACCTGACGCAGGCGGACTTCTTCGCCGACCGCTACCGCAGCCCCCTGCTCGGCAAGGTCGTCGCCGTCGTCGGCGCGGTCTTCCTGCTGCCGTACCTCCAGCTCCAGATCACCGGGCTCGGGATGATCGTCCAGCTCGCCACCGGCAGCCGCACGGGCGGCAACCTCAGCATGGTTCTCGCGACCGTCCTCACCGTCGCCTTCGTCCTGTGGTCCGGGATCCGCGGCATCGCCCGCGTCGCCTACCTCAAGGACGCCCTGATGATCACCGGGCTCGTGGTGCTGCTCATCGGTGTCGCGGTCTCCGTGCAGGGCGGCATCGGCGGCCTCTTCGAGACCGTACGGGACAGCCACCCGCAACTCCTGACGCTCCATCAGGAGGGTTATGACGCCACGTTCTTCGTCACCGCCGTCATCATCTCCGGCATCGGCGGCGGACTCGGCACCATGGCCCATCTGTGGCCGCCGGTCCTCGCCGCCGTCAGCGGGCGCGCCCTGCGCAAGAACGCCGTCTGGCTGCCGCTCTACCAGATAGCGCTCGGTATCCCGATCATCGTCGGCTTCGCGGGAATCCTCATGGTGAAGCCGGGCTCGCCCGCGAACTCCGTCGCCCTCACCCTCGCGGGCCAGACCCTGCCCGGCTGGCTCGTCGGCGTCGTCGCGGTCGCCGCGGCCTCGGCCGCCATGGTCCCCTCGGCGGCCATCGTCGTGGGCATCTCCAGTCTGCTGTCGCGCAACCTGCTGAGCGCGCGCAACGAACGTACGCAGCTGCGCACCAACCACCTCTGCGTGGTCGCGGCCGCCGCGCTCGCCCTCGTGCTGGGTCTGACCAGGCCCGGACTCCTGTCCGACCTGCTGCTGCTCACCTACGGAGGTCTCACCCAGCTCGCGCCGGCGATCGTCATGGGCCTGGCCAGGAAGGTGCGTCTGGAAGCCGTGCCCGCACTGCTCGGCATCCTGACCGGCGTCGGCGTCCTGATCTGGCTCACCTTCGGGAGCGTGGACGTCGGCACGGTCGACACGGGGCTCATTGCGCTCGTCCCGAACCTGGTGGTGACGACGGTCGCCCAACTCGTGGTGCGGTCCCGCTCCCTGGCCGCCGTGCCGGCCGAGGCCAACTGA
- a CDS encoding amidase, translating into MPVSTGSADSGSAATGAVDSAPVQDELCVLDAVDLAARVHRGELSAREIVQAHLDRIERLNPAVNAIVTLDPEGALAAAAAADERQARGEDLGPLHGLPIAFKDTHLTRGMRTTHGSPLFAEHVPDEDELLVRRIQDAGAIRIGKTNVPEFAAGSHTFNPVFGATRNPYDTKRSAGGSSGGAAAALAAGFQPLADGSDMGGSLRNPASFCNVVGLRPTPGRVPSHPAGNLWETLAVAGPMGRTVADTALLLSVMAGPDPRVPISLEGPGAAFRAPLGRDVTGLRVAFTPDLGGRVAVDRDVRDVFEQQAEVFEGLGCVVAEDCPDLDGAEDVFRTLRAQEFNQGLGALLDSDRASLKDSLVWNIEEGRRLTGADLARATAEHARIHLAAVGFFERYDVLVAPVSQVTPFDVEAEYPTVIEGQPQHTYLDWMRSAYFLSVLGAPALSVPAGFTGAGLPVGLQIVGPPRAERTVLEVGAAYEAATGHGRRRPSLP; encoded by the coding sequence ATGCCCGTTTCCACCGGTTCCGCCGACTCCGGTTCCGCCGCCACCGGCGCCGTCGATTCCGCTCCCGTGCAGGACGAACTCTGCGTACTCGACGCCGTCGACCTCGCGGCGCGCGTCCACCGTGGTGAGCTGTCGGCCCGCGAGATCGTCCAGGCCCACCTCGACCGCATCGAACGCCTCAACCCCGCCGTCAACGCGATCGTCACCCTGGACCCCGAGGGCGCACTCGCCGCGGCCGCCGCCGCCGACGAGCGCCAGGCGCGCGGCGAGGACCTCGGACCGCTGCACGGCCTGCCCATCGCGTTCAAGGACACCCACCTCACCCGCGGCATGCGCACCACGCACGGCTCGCCCCTCTTCGCCGAGCACGTCCCCGACGAGGACGAGCTGCTCGTGCGGCGCATCCAGGACGCGGGCGCCATCCGCATCGGCAAGACCAACGTCCCCGAGTTCGCGGCCGGTTCGCACACGTTCAACCCCGTCTTCGGCGCGACCAGGAACCCGTACGACACGAAGAGGTCGGCGGGCGGCAGCAGCGGCGGGGCCGCGGCCGCGCTCGCCGCCGGGTTCCAGCCGCTCGCCGACGGCAGTGACATGGGCGGCTCCCTGCGCAACCCGGCGTCCTTCTGCAACGTCGTCGGCCTGCGCCCCACCCCCGGCCGCGTCCCCTCGCACCCGGCGGGCAACCTGTGGGAGACCCTCGCCGTCGCCGGGCCGATGGGGCGCACCGTCGCCGACACCGCGCTGCTGCTGTCCGTCATGGCCGGGCCCGACCCGCGTGTCCCGATCTCCCTGGAGGGGCCGGGCGCCGCCTTCCGCGCACCGCTCGGGCGGGACGTGACCGGGCTACGGGTGGCGTTCACGCCCGACCTCGGCGGGCGGGTCGCCGTCGACCGTGACGTGCGCGACGTGTTCGAGCAGCAGGCCGAGGTCTTCGAGGGCCTCGGCTGCGTCGTCGCCGAGGACTGCCCGGACCTGGACGGCGCGGAGGACGTCTTCCGCACGCTGCGCGCCCAGGAGTTCAACCAGGGCCTCGGCGCGCTCCTCGACAGCGACCGCGCCTCCCTGAAGGACAGCCTCGTCTGGAACATCGAGGAGGGGCGGCGCCTGACCGGCGCCGACCTCGCCCGCGCGACCGCCGAGCACGCCCGCATCCACCTCGCGGCCGTCGGATTCTTCGAGCGCTACGACGTCCTGGTCGCGCCCGTCAGCCAGGTCACCCCCTTCGACGTGGAGGCGGAGTACCCGACCGTCATCGAAGGGCAGCCGCAGCACACCTATCTCGACTGGATGCGCTCGGCGTACTTCCTCTCCGTCCTGGGCGCACCCGCCCTCTCCGTACCGGCCGGCTTCACCGGAGCCGGGCTCCCCGTCGGGCTCCAGATCGTCGGCCCGCCCCGCGCCGAGCGGACCGTGCTCGAGGTCGGCGCCGCCTACGAGGCCGCCACCGGGCACGGACGCCGTCGCCCCTCCCTCCCGTAG
- a CDS encoding AsnC family transcriptional regulator: protein MTHPVPAAPPAPAPLDPLDRRIVAALQIDGRASWRRIAAAIGEPERKVARRGLRLLESGDVAVRGLVVRGETVILRMTCRPGSVRDVAVAAARRADCIFSYALAGPVDCVAELQFPQGQLGPLMLDEVPALPGLFSQSVSPVLRYFRTVHEWSPGILDAGEIEALGGPSGIVDEIGLPEVEVGPEERAILGALAEDGRRTHEDLAAVAGVSVATARRRVETLTREGHVSIRAAVEPALLGLPVEALLWIRTRPDEVEKVGRLLVESPLVRYAAVVMGEHQLLVDVTQPSKAALYEFLTASPWVRHVEAVQSHLVVEAFKRSGVEFPTSRRRPS from the coding sequence GTGACGCACCCAGTACCGGCCGCCCCGCCCGCCCCCGCGCCCCTGGATCCCCTCGACCGGCGCATCGTTGCCGCCCTGCAGATCGACGGGCGGGCGTCGTGGCGGCGCATCGCGGCCGCGATCGGGGAGCCCGAGCGGAAGGTGGCGCGGCGGGGGCTGCGGTTGCTGGAGAGCGGGGACGTGGCCGTGCGGGGGCTCGTCGTGCGGGGCGAGACCGTGATCCTGCGGATGACCTGCCGGCCGGGGTCGGTGCGGGACGTGGCCGTGGCGGCCGCCCGGCGAGCGGACTGCATCTTCTCGTACGCGCTCGCGGGACCGGTCGACTGTGTGGCCGAACTCCAGTTCCCGCAGGGTCAGTTGGGGCCGCTGATGCTCGACGAGGTGCCCGCGCTGCCCGGCCTCTTCTCGCAGAGCGTGTCGCCGGTGCTGCGGTACTTCAGGACCGTGCACGAGTGGTCGCCGGGGATCCTCGACGCCGGGGAGATCGAGGCGCTCGGCGGGCCGTCCGGGATCGTCGACGAGATCGGGCTGCCGGAGGTGGAGGTGGGGCCCGAGGAGCGGGCGATCCTGGGGGCGCTCGCCGAGGACGGGCGGCGCACCCACGAGGACCTGGCCGCCGTCGCCGGCGTCTCCGTGGCGACCGCCCGCCGCCGCGTCGAGACGCTGACCCGCGAGGGGCATGTGAGCATCCGGGCCGCCGTCGAGCCCGCGCTGCTCGGCCTCCCGGTCGAGGCGCTCCTGTGGATCAGGACCCGGCCCGACGAGGTGGAGAAGGTGGGCAGGCTGCTCGTCGAGTCGCCGCTCGTGCGGTACGCCGCGGTGGTCATGGGCGAACACCAGCTCCTGGTCGACGTGACGCAGCCGTCGAAGGCCGCGCTGTACGAGTTCCTGACCGCCTCGCCCTGGGTGCGGCATGTGGAGGCCGTGCAGTCGCATCTGGTCGTCGAGGCGTTCAAGCGCAGCGGGGTGGAGTTCCCGACGTCCCGCCGCCGACCTTCGTAA